DNA sequence from the Marmota flaviventris isolate mMarFla1 chromosome 15, mMarFla1.hap1, whole genome shotgun sequence genome:
TGAAGTTAAATATAACCCACCACCCGTAGAAAGCATCTAAGGATTAAAAACCAACAAAGGCCATTCAGAAAGCAGATATGAAGCTTTAATTCACTGTGGGCATTTATCTGACAATTTTTATATTAGATATAAATTGTTTTGTGTCTTTGCACAGATACACTTCCATAAAACAGTGTTCCTAACAAGTACTGTGTACTATaccaaactttttaaaactagTTAATGGTATACTACAGATATGAGCCACTGATTAAATATAATTACAGAAATTAAATACATGttagaaagttaaaataaatttaaggcaGGCTACATATCATGAAAGTTTACATTACTGACTTTAATTCTAGACATCATATCATAGTGACAACCGATTACAACAGCACAGATTTTTAACAcccaattattttcattttcacaatGTCAACTCCATACTGTATTTTCATTTCCAAAGTAGACCAGCTTTCAGACTATAGACCAAGCTTcttatgtaataagaattattgTCTTGATCATGACCACaggaaatcaaatttattttacctGTATCATATAGAGATGAGATATTATTCAGGTTATAATAGCATAGAACTTTTCAGTGGTGGTATTCAAAAGGAATTCAAACAGTAGCTAAAAATGGGTTTTGCTACCATGGtctatatatttcattaaaagaaattgTCTCTGTCGAAGCATTTAGAACTAAACAGTATAGCCTTTTCCCCTCCAAAATATTGCCTAAGAAAAAAGGTTcaagctgattaaaacaaaacagaaaaacacctCAGAAAACAAACGTTATGTAATGTTCTGAGGTACAATCTTCCTGAGTCTATTTTGAATTGGAACAAATTTTGCAGCCAATATTACACTGATTTATTATCCACAGGCCAGATAGAGTCCTTGAACATCTAGTTCAATCCTACAGAATTCTGAAAGGACTCCTaaatacccaactaattacacaacAGAAAGCTGATCATGTTTTGTATTAAAATCTATGTGAATTTCAAACACAGccatagccttttttttttttaacagtaagtGATGGAAATATATGCACAGCTGTACACAGATCACCATTAAACACAGGAACAAAATGTCATTTGATGCATATAAAATAAGCTCCCAAAAAGccaatttgaatatatttattttaattcactttGATACAGTATTAGAAGGGACTGCATATAATCATGGAGACTGCTGCAAACAACACTCGATGCTACTAAGTGTTCTATGACATCAGGCATGCATGAtagttaccttttaaaaatttctcatttatatatcTTAACACTATCTTAAGCTACAGTATGTTTAAAGCCTTTAGcaattttaaaccaaatattttaattgaccTATGTCTAAGTGGGGAAAACCAAAAATTTTCTCCTGTCTCAATATCGGATGGTTATACTAAACATTACTACCCAAATTGGTAATTAAACTTATTTTATGTATGTCATCCCTaaaattccaaaattatttattgCTACTAAGAAGTATGATTTCCTGGCAGCAGTCTACCCACCACACATTAAAGCATGCCAAACCTTTGGGGATTATATAAGAATGTCGTGCTGGTGGCTGCAGATGATAATAATTGAACATATCAGTCTCTTCTCTTTATTCTAGATATCTTTATTTCAAACTAAATACAACTTTTCATTAAtacaaactaaaaaacttttaaTCAATGCAAGAATATGTAAACCTGAAAACCTTTATCATCTTCCAGTGTGtggcaaaacagaaaatatttcaattacaTTAACGAAATCAGGGGTAGGGAAGGGAGTATAGTTTGTTTTTACACGTTAACAAGTACTCCTTTCATAATAAtcacaaaaatttataaattcagaTTGCTTGGTTCATGGTCATTTATGGCTTAGAGTACTGGATCTGAAAACTACTTCAggctaaaataaatttatatgaataatgcatagattatatacctagaaaatcatgcaataaataaatgttctcaTGTACATTAGAATCTTAGTGAAGAAAGGGATCTACAGGTGTGAACAGTAACATTTCTTCCCTTTTACCAAGAGAATACACCCAAGATCCTTGCTTTGGGTCTATGCAAGATCATATTTGTCAGATGATCCCAGTTTTCTCAGATTGGTAAAAGAAGTCAATATTTCAAGACACCTACTTTAAAAAACTGACTTGCCTCAAGTACAAGTGCTGTGAGGTCTGAGCTAGGCAAACCAGATGCTCATGATCCCGTCACCCTGCTGCAAAGTCAATTTGGAACATGTGACTACCTAGACTGTCGAATGGGTAAATGCTTAGAATGACCCATTGGAAACGTTCATTATGTaagtatgttttttgttttttttttaaatctatctgccctttatatttatttcagaattgCCAGATCCACTGACTATTCCTGATTTTGATATGCCCCTACAACATGAGAATTAAACTGAACTACAATGATTGTAATGTCATCTCTGTACATCCGTGCAAGCTCTTCTGGAAGACTAAGCATTTTGGAGAGGCGCTCATGATCAACAGTCCCAAACTCATTGTTGCCCACAGCATGGCGAATGAGATGGGTTGCTGCATTCTGATCCTCAAACATAGAGGACATCTTGGCTCTCCTTTCAGTTAAAAGGCCATGCATCTGTCCCAGAGTCACCTTGTAGCCACCAACAGCTATTGGCTGTTGGTGATGCATACCAGTTAAGTACTCACCCACAATCCTAACCACATCCTGCCTATGCATAGTCTCCCACAACCCATCAGTAGCCAACACCAGAAATTTATCCTGTGGCCTTAATCGATGATAAGTTACCTCTGGCTCAGCAGTGAGATAGGGAGGTGTGTGATAATTAGGAGGGATAAACTTGGTATATTCATTGTCATTCAACTGGTCTGGGCCAGATTCTATCACTCTCTTTTGAAGGTCAATGCTCCATTTGAACTTTACATCTCCAAAAGCCCTAAAAGGCATCAGCAAGCCAAGCAGCCGATCTTGTTTCACCACACTCTTGGCCTCATTCTTTGGGTGTTCTAATTTCAGCCGCTCAAGTTCTCTTTCATTCTGAGCATTGTGATCATTAGAAAGTGTGACTGCTGACCATGAGCCATCCTCTTCCTGCACACCCAACATCGCTCTGCTATCCCCAGTATTGGCCACGTGAAGGTCAACACCATCCACATGGGCCACACAAGCAGTGGCCCCAGAAAATGCCACCCGAAGCACCAAGTAATTGAGGAAAGAATTAGGATCACCGACTTGAGCCTCCAAAGAGATGTCATTATCAAGCCTCTTGAAAGCATTAATTAAAGCCTCCTTAACATCAATATCAGTTGACTCGCCAGTGTTGAGGTCTATAAGCTCTTGCCAGTAAGTCCTCAAGCTGTTGAAGTACAATTTGGATGCCTCCTTACTGAAGTAATCATTGGGATGCTTGTGCCACTGGAGGATGGGTAGCAGTGCCCGACCACTCTCTACTGCATTTTCAATCTCTAGCAAAGTCTCATGGGGTAATAAGGAGACAGCAATATAATAAAAGAGTCTTTCACTGACTGCCTGTGAACAAGCACAACCTGCATGGCCGTCGAAAACCCCCAAAAGCATCCCTCTGGTTTGCAAGCAGGTTGCTGCACTTCTCCGGTCCTCAATGGGTGCATTTGCAGGTAGTTGATTGCTGTCAAATCCAAGGATGGAACTGACATTTTTGCCATCAAATTCTGGCACTTTGAAACTGTACTCATTGGCCTTAAGGATGCTGTTGACTTGTGGAGGTGTAAGGTAAAATTTTTGTGGTGTGGAAGCATATCTCCTTCCTTGGGTATACTGCCACCAGTTCTCCTTGGGCCTACAAAAGGTAGCATATGCTGGATGGGGTGCGTATCTCAAGCGACTCTGAGAAATGTAGGGTGATGAACAGCAGAGATGTTTGTGATGGCAGTAACATGCAGTGCCATAGATTCTGCTCAGCTCACAATTACGGATGAGAGGAAAAAACAGTTGAGTTGGTGCTGGCATGGCATCAGAGAACAGCGGCAGGCTGGAACTTCTGACTGGGATTCCTAGACAGCAAATTAAGACAGATGTACACAAAGAGAGTTACATTTCAGATTATTTAATCTAGCtttgctttcaaaaaaaaaatttagtaagtGAATCTATAAGCTAAGCCCTGTGCTAGGAGTTAGTATATTTTATTCACATATCATGTACTATTTCTCCAGGGTGTTTTATGGTAATTAAAACTCCCAATCATTCACGGAGCTAGGACTGAGCTGTATTTGAATTCACTTGTTTCTCTGAATTTCTTTATGCAGTAAAAACTGTGCAGAATGTACAAGATTTGGCTGGA
Encoded proteins:
- the Pdp1 gene encoding pyruvate dehyrogenase phosphatase catalytic subunit 1 isoform X1 codes for the protein MCVCPGPRRIGIPVRSSSLPLFSDAMPAPTQLFFPLIRNCELSRIYGTACYCHHKHLCCSSPYISQSRLRYAPHPAYATFCRPKENWWQYTQGRRYASTPQKFYLTPPQVNSILKANEYSFKVPEFDGKNVSSILGFDSNQLPANAPIEDRRSAATCLQTRGMLLGVFDGHAGCACSQAVSERLFYYIAVSLLPHETLLEIENAVESGRALLPILQWHKHPNDYFSKEASKLYFNSLRTYWQELIDLNTGESTDIDVKEALINAFKRLDNDISLEAQVGDPNSFLNYLVLRVAFSGATACVAHVDGVDLHVANTGDSRAMLGVQEEDGSWSAVTLSNDHNAQNERELERLKLEHPKNEAKSVVKQDRLLGLLMPFRAFGDVKFKWSIDLQKRVIESGPDQLNDNEYTKFIPPNYHTPPYLTAEPEVTYHRLRPQDKFLVLATDGLWETMHRQDVVRIVGEYLTGMHHQQPIAVGGYKVTLGQMHGLLTERRAKMSSMFEDQNAATHLIRHAVGNNEFGTVDHERLSKMLSLPEELARMYRDDITIIVVQFNSHVVGAYQNQE
- the Pdp1 gene encoding pyruvate dehyrogenase phosphatase catalytic subunit 1 isoform X2 → MPAPTQLFFPLIRNCELSRIYGTACYCHHKHLCCSSPYISQSRLRYAPHPAYATFCRPKENWWQYTQGRRYASTPQKFYLTPPQVNSILKANEYSFKVPEFDGKNVSSILGFDSNQLPANAPIEDRRSAATCLQTRGMLLGVFDGHAGCACSQAVSERLFYYIAVSLLPHETLLEIENAVESGRALLPILQWHKHPNDYFSKEASKLYFNSLRTYWQELIDLNTGESTDIDVKEALINAFKRLDNDISLEAQVGDPNSFLNYLVLRVAFSGATACVAHVDGVDLHVANTGDSRAMLGVQEEDGSWSAVTLSNDHNAQNERELERLKLEHPKNEAKSVVKQDRLLGLLMPFRAFGDVKFKWSIDLQKRVIESGPDQLNDNEYTKFIPPNYHTPPYLTAEPEVTYHRLRPQDKFLVLATDGLWETMHRQDVVRIVGEYLTGMHHQQPIAVGGYKVTLGQMHGLLTERRAKMSSMFEDQNAATHLIRHAVGNNEFGTVDHERLSKMLSLPEELARMYRDDITIIVVQFNSHVVGAYQNQE